In Rosa rugosa chromosome 4, drRosRugo1.1, whole genome shotgun sequence, the genomic stretch CGTGTACTTTATGATTTTCTTTATGCTATGTCTATGTTTTGCGCATTTCTAAGTTCGTGAAAATCCTTTACTGCATGCTATTTATAAAACCTAGTGGGGTTGAGCTCCTCTACTGGGCGATGAACGTATGTGATGCTCACCCCTACTTTCCCTCCAGGAACTGAGCAGGAGCCAGCTGAGGACCAGGCTTAGACACTTGGGTGTTGGCATCGTCAAGTTGTGAATAGCTTCTTTTGGACTTGACTGTTGGTCTGGCAGGTGTTGATTAGTCTCCCTTCTTTTGGAATTGTGAATGTGACTTTGTTTTGTTGTGGGAACCTTGTAAATTTGTTATTATCCGCCTGCCTATCTTTTGGTGTGTGTTACTTTGCGTGAACTTGAAACCCGAACCTTGGACTCGTGACATTGTGGAATGTAAATAAAGTACTCTTTTGTTGTAAAATCTTTACGCTTCCAAATTGTACTCTCAACCTCAATTGTAAACGTTCTTCTCACCACATTTCTAAAAGGCCTTGCAAGCTTTTGTGGCATGGGTTTGTAGCACAAGCTGCAGGCTCGTGTTCAGAGGCTTGCGGCGCTGTAACGTGATCCTTCCGGGGCGTTACATAAGCAAACACTCCTCCTTCTTCTCAGCATTTAAAAGTGCCTTTATACTCTCTAATATGATTAACTATAGCCAAATTCGTTAATTTCTTCATAGATTGATGACAATGCAAGTCAATTTAAGATCAATTTTTAGCCTTGGTTAAGTAAATTGTGTTTTTCTTGCATGTTTGAAGGCAAAAAACTAATTTAAATGGGCAACaaaatatgaagaaattgatggaGCAGTGAAGGGTTAGTtacaatcaatcaaattgaagagaaCAATGAGACTCATGCCattaaattagaagtttaggggCACATACAAAGTGCACGTAAATGAAATGATTTCAGCTCTATAAGGTATTTGAGAGATGAGCCGGAAAGGTGTATCATTCCCTTACCTTAAGATGTCATGCACTAAAACAATAATCGAATAACATAACATTAACTCCTCGACTAGTTCATCTTTGCTAAAATGCTACAAAAATTCTCCAAAGTCACATTAAACATGCTCCTAAATTATCGACTCAGAAAGTTCTCCGTGACCGAACAGAAAATATAAGGAGggggaaaaaatgaaaatgtaaCCACCACCAGCAACGGTTTCAACCCCAGAAAATGCTCCCATCACTGAAAAACCCAGAACCCAGTTTCTCAATTCCACTACATCACAACCTAACCACCTCACCACCACCGCCTCAAGACGCCGCCTTTGCCACCCTTATTCTCAAATCCGACCCGCAATCCCTCCCCCGGATCCTCCACGACCCGAACATCCACTGGACCCCAGACTCCGTCAACAAAACCCTCAAGCGCCTCTGGAACCATGGCCCCAAAGCCCTCCTCTTCTTCAAAACCCTCGACCGCCACCCCACCTACAcccactcctcctcctcctacgaCCACGCCGTCGACATCGCCGGCCGTTTACGCGACTACAAGTCCCTCTGGGCCTTCGTCGCCCGAATGCGCGCCCGCCGGGTCGGCCCGGGTCCGAGAACCTTCGCCATCATCGCCGAGAGGTACGTCGCCGCCGGCAAACCCGATAGAGCTGTCAAAGTTTTTCTCTCTATGCATGAACATGGGTGCCCTCAGGATTTGAATTCTTTCAATACTGTTCTTGATGTGCTCTGTAAAGCTAAGCGAGTTGAAAAGGCTCACAATTTGTTTAAGGTGTTTAGGGGAAGATTTAGAGCTGATTGTGTTAGTTATAATGTGATTGTTAATGGGTGGTGTTTGATTAAGAGGACTCCTAAGGCATTAGAGGTTTTGAGGGAGATGGTGGAGAGGGGAATCGAGCCGAGTTTGGTTACTTATAATGTGATGCTTAAAGGGTATCTTAGAGCTGGGCAGGTTAAGGAGGCGTGGGAGTTttttttggagatgaagaagaggaagtgTGAGATTGATGTTGTTACTTATACTACTCTGGTTCATGGGTTTGGTGTTGTCGGGGAGGTTAACAAGGCGAGGAGGATTTTCGATGGGATGGTTGAGGAGGGGGTGCTGCCTTCGGTTGCGACCTACAATGCGTTGATTCAGGTTTTGTGTAAGAAGGATAGCGTGGAGAATGCGGTGGTGGTTTTTGAGGAGATGGTGAGTAAGGGTTATGTGCCTAATGTGACGACGTATAATGTGTTGATTAGAGGGCTGTGTCATGCTGGTGATATGGAGAGGGGGATGGAGTTGATGGGGAGGATGAAGGGTGATGAGTGTGGGCCGAATGTTCAGACGTATAATGTTGTGATTCGGTACTTTTGTGATGATGGGGAGATTGATAAGGCGTTGGATGTGTTTGAGAAGATGGGTAGGGGAGAGTGCTTGCCTAATTTGGATACATACAATGTGTTGATTAGTGCCATGTTTGTGAGGAAGAAACCTGAAGATTTGTTAGTGGCAGGGAAGTTGCTGATTGAGATGGTTGATAGAGGATTTTTGCCCCGCAAGTACACCTTTAATCGGGTTCTGGATGGGCTTTTGTTAACTGGTAATCAAGGTTTTGCAAAAGAGATTCTGAGATTGCAGAGCAAATGTGGCCGTCTTCCTCGTCAGGTGAAATTATAAACTATGTCAGAATTCATAAAGACCCCATTACTGCCCCAAAGGGATTTCCCATTCCTATTGAAGCTTCACGCTCGATCTTATCTGCAACATTCTCTTCTCTGCTGTCTCATTAGAGTTTTTAGAATGAGCTGGCTATATTTGTAAACTAGTATTGAACAAGATAGTTATGTGCCACCCAAGTATGATGATCACCTTTCAGCGTTTTGGGATGTACCATGTGTGGAGTCACTTAATATGGGGAACAGGTCATGATTGTCATTGGCTTagtaaaacaaaaaagaaaaagaagaagacgtGATTGTCTGCAGTGTTCATGATTTCAATGTTCAACATAAG encodes the following:
- the LOC133742671 gene encoding pentatricopeptide repeat-containing protein At1g74900, mitochondrial, translating into MLPSLKNPEPSFSIPLHHNLTTSPPPPQDAAFATLILKSDPQSLPRILHDPNIHWTPDSVNKTLKRLWNHGPKALLFFKTLDRHPTYTHSSSSYDHAVDIAGRLRDYKSLWAFVARMRARRVGPGPRTFAIIAERYVAAGKPDRAVKVFLSMHEHGCPQDLNSFNTVLDVLCKAKRVEKAHNLFKVFRGRFRADCVSYNVIVNGWCLIKRTPKALEVLREMVERGIEPSLVTYNVMLKGYLRAGQVKEAWEFFLEMKKRKCEIDVVTYTTLVHGFGVVGEVNKARRIFDGMVEEGVLPSVATYNALIQVLCKKDSVENAVVVFEEMVSKGYVPNVTTYNVLIRGLCHAGDMERGMELMGRMKGDECGPNVQTYNVVIRYFCDDGEIDKALDVFEKMGRGECLPNLDTYNVLISAMFVRKKPEDLLVAGKLLIEMVDRGFLPRKYTFNRVLDGLLLTGNQGFAKEILRLQSKCGRLPRQVKL